A genomic segment from Microbacterium sp. SORGH_AS_0428 encodes:
- a CDS encoding DNA repair helicase XPB — MSDGPLIVQSDRTVLLEVAHPESENARHELAVFAELERAPEHIHTYRITRLGLWNARAAGHDAQDMLDTLDRWSRFPVPPSVATDIRETVGRYGRLVIERGPYGDDDDALLLRSTDAAVLAEVSRNKRIQPLLIAHPSPGVHVIDAWARGQIKQELLKIGWPAEDLAGYTPGTPHPIDLEETDWSLRPYQRQAVDIFTEGGSGVVVLPCGAGKTLVGAAAMADTKTTTLILVTNAVSARQWRDELLKRTTLTPEEIGEYSGQVKEVKPVTIATYQILTAKRKGEYAHLALLDALDWGLVVYDEVHLLPAPVFKLTADLQARRRLGLTATLVREDGREGDVFSLIGPKRFDAPWKEIEAQGFISPAACFEVRVDLPADERLEYAAAVDEDRYRLAATAPAKIDVVRALAARHSDEQILVIGQYLDQIDIIAEALGAPKITGATPVDEREQLYQAFREGTVPLLVVSKVANFSVDLPDASVAIQVSGSFGSRQEEAQRLGRLLRPKSNGHTASFYTLIARDTVDQDFAQNRQRFLAEQGYSYTILDADDLLAATR, encoded by the coding sequence ATGTCCGACGGCCCCCTGATCGTCCAGAGCGATCGCACGGTTCTGCTCGAAGTCGCCCACCCCGAGTCCGAGAACGCACGGCACGAGCTCGCCGTCTTCGCCGAGCTCGAGCGCGCTCCGGAGCACATCCACACCTACCGCATCACGCGTCTCGGGCTGTGGAACGCCCGCGCCGCCGGACACGACGCGCAGGACATGCTCGACACCCTCGACCGCTGGTCGCGCTTCCCCGTGCCGCCGTCGGTCGCCACCGACATCCGAGAGACGGTCGGCCGCTACGGGCGCCTCGTGATCGAACGCGGTCCGTACGGCGACGACGACGACGCGCTGCTGCTGCGCTCCACGGATGCGGCCGTGCTCGCCGAGGTCTCCCGCAACAAGCGCATCCAGCCTCTGCTCATCGCGCATCCCTCCCCCGGCGTGCACGTGATCGACGCGTGGGCGCGGGGCCAGATCAAACAGGAACTGCTGAAGATCGGCTGGCCGGCCGAGGACCTCGCCGGCTACACCCCCGGCACCCCGCATCCGATCGATCTCGAAGAGACGGACTGGTCGCTGCGTCCCTACCAGCGCCAGGCCGTGGACATCTTCACGGAGGGCGGTTCCGGCGTCGTCGTGCTTCCCTGCGGCGCGGGCAAGACCCTCGTGGGAGCGGCTGCGATGGCCGACACGAAGACCACGACACTCATCCTCGTGACCAACGCGGTCAGCGCACGCCAGTGGCGCGACGAACTGCTCAAGCGCACGACCCTCACCCCCGAGGAGATCGGCGAGTACTCGGGCCAGGTCAAGGAGGTCAAGCCCGTCACGATCGCGACGTATCAGATCCTCACCGCGAAGCGGAAAGGCGAGTACGCCCACCTCGCCCTGCTCGATGCGCTGGACTGGGGCCTCGTGGTCTACGACGAGGTGCATCTGCTGCCGGCGCCCGTGTTCAAGCTGACCGCCGACCTGCAGGCTCGGCGGCGCCTCGGCCTCACGGCGACGCTCGTTCGCGAGGACGGCCGCGAGGGCGACGTCTTCAGCCTCATCGGCCCCAAGCGCTTCGACGCACCCTGGAAGGAGATCGAAGCCCAGGGCTTCATCTCCCCCGCCGCCTGCTTCGAGGTGCGCGTCGACCTGCCCGCCGACGAGCGGCTCGAGTACGCCGCCGCCGTCGACGAGGACCGCTATCGTCTGGCCGCCACCGCGCCGGCGAAGATCGATGTCGTCCGCGCGCTCGCTGCGCGGCACAGCGACGAGCAGATCCTCGTGATCGGCCAGTATCTCGACCAGATCGACATCATCGCCGAGGCGCTCGGCGCCCCGAAGATCACCGGCGCGACGCCGGTCGACGAGCGCGAACAGCTCTACCAGGCGTTCCGCGAGGGCACGGTGCCGCTGCTCGTGGTCTCGAAGGTCGCCAACTTCTCGGTCGACCTGCCGGATGCGTCCGTCGCCATCCAGGTCTCCGGATCGTTCGGGTCCCGCCAGGAGGAGGCGCAGCGCCTCGGTCGCCTGCTCCGCCCGAAGAGCAACGGCCACACGGCCAGCTTCTACACGCTCATCGCCCGCGACACGGTCGATCAGGACTTCGCGCAGAACCGTCAGCGCTTCCTCGCCGAGCAGGGCTACAGCTACACGATCCTGGATGCGGACGACCTGCTGGCGGCAACGCGCTGA